The Leptospira venezuelensis genome contains a region encoding:
- a CDS encoding metalloregulator ArsR/SmtB family transcription factor, with translation MNAFAALADDTRREIVRLVAKNGELTSTEIGQNFEISPPAISHHLKVLKSAKVLNMKKEAQKRIYSLNGSSINEMEDWLLDIIDLWNKRLDKLDRYVLKIKKERSRDKK, from the coding sequence ATGAATGCTTTTGCCGCTCTTGCGGACGATACGAGACGGGAAATTGTGAGACTGGTGGCCAAAAATGGTGAACTTACTTCAACTGAGATTGGGCAAAATTTTGAAATAAGCCCTCCTGCCATTTCGCATCACTTGAAAGTCTTGAAGAGTGCCAAAGTCCTTAATATGAAGAAGGAAGCGCAAAAACGTATCTATAGCCTCAATGGATCAAGTATCAATGAAATGGAAGACTGGTTGCTTGATATTATCGACCTATGGAATAAGCGTCTGGATAAATTGGATAGATATGTATTAAAGATTAAAAAGGAGAGATCCCGTGATAAAAAATAA
- a CDS encoding SRPBCC family protein: MIKNNVETIIEGNKVIYKRYFDVSTELLFEVWSMPEHLSEWWGPDGFTLTTKRMDFTNGGIWEFIMHGPDGQDYKNKIQFTDIKEPLYIYYKHLGDGEGDHDVHFESKIIFEEAGEGTNLVMEQIFPSKEELERVNEKYGAIEGAKQHIGNLGKYLEKLK; this comes from the coding sequence GTGATAAAAAATAACGTGGAAACAATAATAGAAGGTAACAAGGTCATTTATAAAAGATATTTCGACGTATCGACGGAACTTCTCTTTGAGGTATGGTCAATGCCAGAGCATCTTTCCGAATGGTGGGGACCAGACGGATTTACATTAACCACCAAACGTATGGATTTTACCAACGGAGGGATTTGGGAATTTATTATGCACGGGCCGGATGGGCAAGATTACAAAAACAAGATCCAATTCACCGATATCAAAGAGCCTCTTTATATTTATTATAAACATTTAGGCGATGGAGAAGGTGATCATGACGTTCATTTCGAATCGAAAATTATATTCGAAGAAGCCGGAGAAGGCACAAACCTAGTAATGGAACAAATCTTCCCGAGCAAAGAAGAACTGGAAAGAGTGAATGAAAAATATGGCGCGATCGAAGGCGCTAAACAACATATCGGCAATCTAGGAAAATACTTGGAAAAACTGAAATAA
- a CDS encoding SRPBCC domain-containing protein, whose product MKQKTMLQLAYLLSFAFLFGCATSHFTEGSSPETSGNGTFIISHSFDADTKTVFEMWIKPDRFVKWLGPAGASMTFISVGVREGGTSQWSMTTADGVTKYGKLNYKKITPNNLLIYAQNFCDKEGNLSKPPFASTYPDMLLTTVTFTGESKKKTKVTVKWEVFGEATDSERQTFNGMKPVMTVGWNSSFEKLDVLLKRKKLL is encoded by the coding sequence ATGAAACAAAAGACAATGTTGCAATTAGCATACTTATTAAGTTTTGCATTTCTGTTTGGTTGCGCTACTTCTCACTTCACTGAAGGATCTTCGCCGGAAACTTCTGGAAATGGTACGTTTATCATCAGTCATTCTTTCGATGCGGATACAAAGACGGTCTTTGAAATGTGGATTAAGCCGGATCGATTTGTGAAATGGTTAGGGCCAGCCGGCGCTTCTATGACCTTCATCAGTGTTGGAGTGAGAGAGGGTGGAACTTCACAATGGTCAATGACTACAGCCGACGGAGTTACTAAATACGGTAAACTCAATTATAAAAAGATAACCCCTAATAATCTTTTGATCTATGCTCAGAACTTTTGTGATAAAGAAGGAAATCTATCAAAACCCCCCTTCGCTTCGACCTATCCGGATATGCTTTTGACCACTGTAACCTTTACGGGAGAAAGTAAGAAAAAGACAAAAGTAACAGTAAAATGGGAAGTTTTCGGAGAAGCTACGGATTCGGAACGCCAAACTTTCAATGGAATGAAGCCAGTTATGACAGTAGGTTGGAATAGCTCTTTCGAGAAGTTGGATGTTTTGTTGAAGAGAAAAAAGTTACTCTAA
- the carA gene encoding glutamine-hydrolyzing carbamoyl-phosphate synthase small subunit, with product MKAFLVLENGDVYEGESFGYETQSVGEIVFNTSMAGYQEILTDPSYANQIVTLTYPMIGNYGIHPENMESGKIQASGMIVKEYVDRPSNFKAQKTLSQFLKDYKIPGIQGIDTRKLTRFIRTNGAPNGGIFVANEYSDSFLAAVKKFPGIADADLAKVVTTDKKYEFGSKVGKKYKLAVYDYGVKTNILRLLDAAGFAVSVYPAQTPASEIMKDGVDAFFLSNGPGDPAACTYAIDSTKAILENNYPLFGICLGHQIIGLTLGKKTEKMKFGHRGGNQPVKSLETGKVEITSQNHGFAVVAEPSEKEPISFINLNDDTVEGILKSGYPLLSVQYHPESSPGPNDSRYLFQKFYDLVDSTKKK from the coding sequence ATGAAAGCGTTCTTGGTTTTAGAAAACGGGGACGTATACGAAGGTGAATCCTTCGGCTACGAAACCCAGTCCGTCGGGGAAATCGTCTTTAACACTTCTATGGCGGGTTACCAGGAAATTCTAACCGATCCTTCCTATGCCAACCAAATCGTAACTCTTACTTATCCGATGATCGGGAACTACGGGATCCATCCTGAAAACATGGAATCCGGAAAGATCCAAGCGTCAGGAATGATCGTAAAAGAATATGTGGATCGTCCTTCCAACTTCAAAGCTCAAAAGACATTATCTCAATTTTTAAAAGATTATAAAATCCCTGGGATCCAAGGAATCGATACTCGAAAGTTGACTCGCTTCATTCGGACAAACGGTGCACCTAATGGTGGAATCTTCGTCGCAAACGAATACTCTGATTCATTTTTAGCAGCAGTGAAGAAGTTCCCTGGGATTGCAGACGCTGACCTAGCGAAGGTTGTTACAACTGATAAAAAGTATGAGTTCGGATCAAAAGTAGGAAAAAAATACAAACTCGCTGTTTATGATTACGGCGTGAAAACAAACATTCTTAGACTTTTGGATGCAGCAGGTTTCGCAGTTTCTGTTTATCCTGCTCAAACTCCTGCTTCGGAAATTATGAAAGATGGAGTAGATGCATTCTTTCTTTCTAATGGTCCTGGAGATCCTGCAGCCTGCACTTACGCGATCGATTCTACAAAAGCTATATTAGAAAATAATTATCCTCTTTTCGGGATTTGTTTAGGTCATCAGATCATTGGTCTGACCTTAGGAAAGAAGACTGAAAAAATGAAATTCGGTCATAGAGGCGGAAACCAACCTGTGAAAAGTTTGGAGACTGGTAAAGTGGAGATCACTTCTCAGAACCATGGTTTTGCTGTGGTTGCAGAACCTTCTGAAAAAGAACCTATCTCTTTTATCAATCTGAATGACGATACTGTAGAAGGTATTTTGAAATCAGGATACCCTCTCTTATCAGTTCAATATCACCCGGAAAGTTCTCCTGGTCCAAATGACAGTAGATATTTGTTCCAGAAGTTTTACGATCTAGTCGATTCTACTAAGAAGAAGTAA
- the thrS gene encoding threonine--tRNA ligase, which produces MEAGVAVAVQNQSVKFILPDGSSKEVSAGSSYKDFIESQLPFLKNKALAVRLDGTNVLDLSRTIDSTTTPNTTPKLEVLTFQDKEGWETFQHSAAHLLGMAVQNLYKDAKLTVGPVIENGPGFFYYDIDFTETVITPEDFPKIEAEMKKIVDADHEVFRKVWDKKEAISVFEKMGEDYKIEIVGQIPDDKVSIYGMGEWFDLCRGPHIPRSGFLKAFKLTALSGAYWKADKNNRMLTRIYGIAFPSKKELDEYVFQLEEAKKRDHRKIGKEMDLFSFQPEAPGFPFWHPKGTTLWNALADYIRKECAKRGYQEIKTPAVLSSELWRRSGHWDNFNENMYFVDIDEEEFAIKPMNCPGCSLIYKHHLHSYRELPLRFAELGSVHRHELHGVLHGLFRVRAFTQDDAHIYAPLEYLETEVLDIIDFTFNVYKKFGFQEFKTYIATRPEKSQGKDEDWEFATNALKQALEKRNIPFSIKEGEGAFYGPKIEFNIKDSIGRMWQCGTVQIDFSMPDRFELDYTDSDGAKKRPVMVHRAIYGSLERFIGILIEHFEGKFPLWLSPNQIRVLTVTENVQEYGSQILKDLIDLGFRAEGDFRNEKIGAKIRDSILKKANYLLVLGQKEKDSSTVAVRKRGSEETISMSYSEFRSLLEKEVSEGL; this is translated from the coding sequence ATGGAAGCAGGGGTAGCTGTGGCAGTTCAAAATCAGTCAGTCAAATTTATCTTACCGGATGGAAGCTCTAAAGAAGTATCCGCCGGTTCTTCCTATAAGGATTTTATAGAATCCCAACTTCCGTTCTTAAAGAACAAGGCGTTAGCAGTCCGCCTGGATGGCACAAACGTTTTGGATTTGAGCCGGACTATTGATTCCACAACCACCCCAAACACAACACCTAAGCTGGAAGTTTTAACCTTCCAAGACAAAGAAGGTTGGGAAACCTTCCAACATTCCGCTGCACACTTGCTCGGGATGGCGGTCCAGAATTTATACAAAGATGCAAAATTAACCGTGGGTCCTGTGATCGAGAATGGTCCTGGGTTTTTCTATTACGATATCGATTTCACAGAGACTGTGATCACTCCGGAAGATTTTCCTAAGATCGAAGCAGAGATGAAGAAGATCGTAGATGCGGATCACGAAGTTTTCCGCAAAGTCTGGGATAAAAAGGAAGCAATCTCCGTTTTTGAAAAAATGGGAGAGGACTACAAGATAGAGATCGTTGGCCAAATTCCTGATGATAAAGTTTCTATCTACGGGATGGGAGAATGGTTCGACCTTTGTAGAGGACCTCATATTCCACGCTCTGGATTTTTAAAAGCATTCAAATTAACTGCACTTTCTGGAGCTTACTGGAAGGCGGACAAAAACAATCGTATGCTCACCCGAATTTACGGGATCGCATTTCCTAGTAAGAAGGAATTGGACGAATATGTTTTCCAGCTGGAAGAGGCTAAGAAAAGAGACCATAGAAAAATCGGAAAAGAAATGGATCTATTCTCCTTCCAACCGGAGGCTCCTGGTTTTCCTTTCTGGCATCCTAAGGGAACTACTCTTTGGAATGCATTAGCGGATTATATTCGTAAAGAATGTGCGAAACGTGGATACCAGGAGATCAAAACTCCTGCAGTACTTTCTTCCGAGTTATGGAGAAGGAGTGGCCACTGGGACAACTTCAACGAGAACATGTATTTTGTTGATATCGACGAAGAAGAGTTCGCGATCAAACCGATGAACTGTCCTGGTTGTAGTTTGATCTATAAGCACCATCTTCATTCTTATAGAGAACTTCCTCTTAGATTCGCGGAATTAGGGAGTGTACATCGCCATGAGTTGCATGGAGTTCTTCACGGACTTTTCAGAGTAAGGGCATTTACCCAAGATGATGCGCATATCTATGCGCCTTTGGAATATCTGGAAACAGAAGTATTGGATATCATTGACTTCACTTTTAATGTATATAAGAAGTTCGGATTCCAAGAATTTAAAACTTATATTGCTACTCGTCCGGAAAAGTCCCAAGGTAAGGATGAGGATTGGGAGTTTGCAACCAACGCTCTCAAACAAGCCTTGGAAAAAAGAAATATTCCATTCTCCATTAAAGAAGGAGAAGGTGCATTCTACGGACCTAAGATAGAATTTAATATCAAGGATTCTATTGGAAGGATGTGGCAATGTGGAACTGTCCAGATAGACTTCTCCATGCCGGATCGTTTCGAATTAGATTACACTGATTCTGATGGCGCTAAAAAAAGGCCGGTTATGGTCCATAGAGCGATCTATGGTTCCTTGGAAAGATTTATTGGGATCCTAATCGAACATTTCGAAGGTAAATTCCCTCTTTGGCTTTCTCCTAATCAGATACGTGTTCTAACCGTAACCGAAAATGTGCAGGAATATGGATCCCAGATCTTAAAAGATCTGATCGATTTAGGTTTCAGGGCAGAAGGGGATTTCAGAAATGAGAAAATCGGTGCCAAGATCCGAGATTCTATCCTGAAAAAGGCAAATTACCTTCTGGTATTGGGCCAAAAGGAGAAGGATAGCAGCACTGTTGCGGTCCGAAAACGAGGCTCAGAAGAAACAATTTCTATGTCATATTCTGAGTTTCGTTCTTTGTTGGAAAAGGAAGTCTCGGAAGGACTTTGA
- the infC gene encoding translation initiation factor IF-3, giving the protein MQKRPQPKPTDKLFTHRINEKITGVAQVRLVSDDGAMIVSFDEALRRAKEENLDLVEVSGDQEIHVCKIIDYGKYKFELLKKSKEAKKKQHVINVKEVKIRPRIEQHDYDIKRRHALEFLQKGDKVKVSLRFRGREMMHSELGMNVVNRMVEDLKSVGTPEREPVLDGRQIVVVITPLAVKQ; this is encoded by the coding sequence ATGCAGAAGAGGCCTCAACCGAAACCCACCGATAAACTATTTACTCATAGAATTAATGAGAAAATTACAGGGGTAGCCCAGGTAAGATTGGTGTCGGACGACGGTGCAATGATCGTTTCTTTTGACGAGGCTTTACGGCGCGCTAAAGAAGAGAACTTGGACCTGGTAGAAGTATCGGGCGACCAAGAGATTCATGTCTGCAAGATCATCGATTACGGTAAATATAAGTTCGAACTACTTAAAAAGAGTAAGGAAGCTAAGAAGAAACAACACGTAATCAACGTAAAAGAAGTTAAGATCCGTCCAAGGATCGAGCAACATGATTACGATATTAAAAGACGCCACGCTCTGGAGTTTCTTCAAAAAGGGGACAAAGTTAAAGTCAGCCTTCGCTTTCGTGGTCGTGAAATGATGCATTCCGAACTCGGAATGAATGTAGTCAATCGAATGGTAGAAGATTTGAAATCGGTCGGTACTCCGGAAAGAGAACCAGTGTTAGACGGCCGCCAAATCGTTGTAGTTATAACACCTCTTGCTGTAAAGCAATAG
- the rpmI gene encoding 50S ribosomal protein L35, with amino-acid sequence MPKLKTNRAAAKRFKFSKNNKIKRKSMNTRHILTKKGPKRRRRLRGMTLVVDADWKAIVRLMPYGVR; translated from the coding sequence ATGCCTAAGCTTAAAACAAATAGAGCCGCAGCTAAACGGTTCAAGTTTTCCAAAAATAATAAAATAAAACGGAAGAGTATGAACACCCGTCACATTCTTACCAAAAAAGGACCTAAAAGACGTCGTCGTCTTAGAGGAATGACTTTGGTAGTGGATGCGGATTGGAAAGCAATCGTTAGACTCATGCCTTACGGAGTTCGATAA
- the rplT gene encoding 50S ribosomal protein L20, which produces MPRATNGTIHKNRRKKILKTAKGFRGARSKLYRTAKSAVMKAGQWAYRDRRAKKRDFRKLWIIRINAAAREAGLSYSQFMYGLKKANISLDRKALAELAFNDKETFNALVEKIKVAA; this is translated from the coding sequence ATGCCACGCGCAACAAACGGAACCATACACAAGAATCGTCGTAAAAAAATCCTAAAAACTGCAAAAGGTTTTAGAGGAGCAAGATCCAAGCTTTACAGAACTGCGAAATCCGCAGTAATGAAAGCGGGCCAATGGGCGTATAGAGACAGAAGAGCAAAAAAACGCGATTTCCGTAAACTTTGGATTATCCGTATTAATGCTGCTGCTCGTGAGGCTGGACTTTCTTATTCTCAATTCATGTATGGATTGAAAAAAGCCAATATTTCTTTGGATAGAAAAGCCCTGGCAGAACTTGCATTTAACGACAAAGAAACTTTCAACGCTCTAGTTGAAAAAATCAAGGTAGCGGCGTAA
- a CDS encoding cell division protein ZapA: MSERVKARILGDDYTIVGDTDPEYIHRLAELVDRKIRELQLGMPNAPKLKLAVLAALNFADELEQSKNQSSDSGPSSPEAEEKTKKLITLLEEGLIGDL; this comes from the coding sequence ATGAGTGAAAGAGTCAAAGCTCGGATACTGGGCGACGACTATACCATCGTAGGCGATACCGATCCGGAGTATATCCATAGGCTCGCCGAATTGGTGGACCGAAAAATCCGTGAGTTACAATTGGGAATGCCTAATGCTCCTAAATTGAAACTCGCGGTGCTCGCTGCTTTAAACTTCGCAGACGAATTGGAACAATCCAAAAATCAATCAAGCGACTCAGGACCTTCTTCTCCAGAAGCGGAAGAAAAGACCAAAAAATTGATCACTCTTTTGGAAGAAGGTCTGATCGGAGATCTTTGA